A genomic segment from Gracilimonas sediminicola encodes:
- a CDS encoding D-Ala-D-Ala carboxypeptidase family metallohydrolase, with product MAEYNYFTENDFKTAFPACSMDDMDAEFMEKLDLAREIATVPFIVNSAYRTVEHEKENGRPGTSSHTKGIAVDLKCTRSRVRYRIIYALIQVGFTRIGIGEDFIHVDDDNEKDQQVIWDYYE from the coding sequence ATGGCTGAGTATAACTACTTCACAGAGAATGATTTTAAAACGGCCTTTCCTGCTTGCAGCATGGATGATATGGATGCTGAGTTTATGGAAAAGCTTGATTTGGCTCGTGAAATAGCTACGGTTCCTTTTATCGTTAATTCCGCCTACCGCACAGTGGAGCATGAGAAAGAGAATGGAAGGCCGGGAACAAGCTCTCATACCAAAGGAATTGCTGTTGATTTGAAGTGTACCCGAAGCCGGGTACGGTATAGGATTATATATGCTCTTATACAGGTTGGGTTTACCCGAATTGGAATAGGAGAAGATTTCATCCATGTGGATGATGATAACGAAAAAGACCAACAGGTAATTTGGGATTACTATGAGTGA
- a CDS encoding Gp37 family protein, whose protein sequence is MTLKAIEDTIVIQVKASITDAQVAPFPDDPTSLKHRKAKTILVAVVSESKVSNKNGRGTLQDNDQQIILTYVYKNRREHQGVLEDIETVKGDLSGFKIDTTFLSQAGWNFQQYDQTKSRWIYTQTFNRIDHYDNR, encoded by the coding sequence ATGACTCTGAAAGCGATTGAAGATACTATCGTAATCCAAGTAAAGGCATCTATTACTGATGCACAGGTAGCGCCATTTCCTGATGACCCTACCAGCTTAAAACACCGAAAGGCGAAAACGATTTTAGTAGCGGTGGTGAGTGAAAGCAAGGTGTCAAATAAAAACGGGCGCGGAACGCTTCAGGATAACGACCAGCAGATAATATTGACCTACGTCTATAAAAACAGGCGAGAGCATCAGGGTGTGTTAGAAGATATTGAAACCGTAAAGGGTGATTTAAGCGGGTTTAAAATTGACACTACGTTTTTATCACAGGCCGGGTGGAATTTTCAGCAGTACGATCAAACAAAATCCCGATGGATATACACGCAGACCTTTAACCGCATAGACCACTACGATAACCGATGA
- a CDS encoding phage protein Gp36 family protein, which yields MPLLATANNLVDEWGSKEIGRLLTQKEIISDDTGDTKSDYDSALFSEDTTLVTDVEAELNRVLNRAEAFIRVHVENLYGWPIRKDGFDTEAHPILKYITLVIARYYMHDEAYRERIDEAVASLYERYEAVLKKIETGEIEIGDIDRAQSEITNYII from the coding sequence ATGCCATTACTAGCCACAGCAAATAACTTAGTTGATGAGTGGGGATCGAAGGAAATAGGCCGCCTTTTAACGCAGAAAGAAATTATTTCTGATGATACGGGCGACACTAAATCCGATTACGATTCTGCTTTATTCAGCGAAGACACTACGCTTGTAACAGACGTAGAAGCCGAACTCAACCGCGTACTAAACAGGGCAGAAGCCTTTATTCGCGTTCATGTTGAGAATTTGTATGGCTGGCCTATCCGTAAAGATGGCTTTGATACCGAAGCTCATCCTATCCTAAAGTATATCACCCTTGTTATAGCCCGGTACTACATGCACGATGAAGCCTACCGGGAGCGCATAGATGAAGCGGTGGCAAGTTTATACGAGCGATACGAGGCGGTACTAAAGAAAATTGAAACCGGTGAAATTGAGATTGGCGATATAGACCGCGCTCAATCTGAGATTACTAATTATATCATATGA
- a CDS encoding major capsid protein yields the protein MSGTYADFKIYPDQVHAGMNEFIQQNVDVFNGASSNAIRLVPLESRGHFREESFFKEIQNLIKRNDPATLGSSNDDKLTQDDVVSPKISWKFQVKNTIDSFLRIASNEQEFSFLLGEQVAAGKMQYMLERGIIAAVTCLGLSSNNYVTSTGATMDYDKLVDGNAKFGDRASRIVAYVGHSKQWHDLQKASFDVQVENVAGTGINAGTIPSLGKAMIMTDSANLKDTDGASTSPDVASYKMLGLVENGIVISEVGQDRVVDDVITGDGPLSLRIQGEGNFLVTIKGFQYDEDPVNPNDGALGTAGNWSQVATDTKNTAGFYVETR from the coding sequence ATGTCAGGCACATACGCAGATTTTAAAATTTATCCCGATCAAGTACATGCGGGAATGAATGAGTTTATTCAGCAAAATGTAGATGTATTTAATGGTGCATCTTCAAACGCAATCCGGTTGGTTCCTTTGGAGTCGCGCGGACACTTTCGAGAAGAGTCTTTCTTTAAAGAGATTCAAAACCTTATCAAACGCAACGATCCGGCAACTCTTGGATCATCCAATGATGACAAGTTGACTCAGGATGACGTTGTAAGTCCGAAAATCTCTTGGAAATTCCAAGTTAAGAATACTATTGATTCATTCTTACGAATTGCCTCTAATGAGCAGGAGTTTTCCTTCTTGCTTGGTGAGCAGGTTGCTGCTGGTAAAATGCAGTACATGCTAGAGCGCGGTATTATCGCAGCGGTTACTTGTCTGGGGCTTTCCTCAAACAACTATGTAACCTCAACCGGTGCCACTATGGACTATGACAAGCTGGTTGATGGTAATGCTAAGTTTGGAGATCGGGCAAGTCGAATTGTGGCTTATGTTGGTCATTCTAAGCAATGGCACGACCTTCAGAAAGCGTCTTTTGATGTTCAGGTTGAAAATGTTGCTGGTACAGGTATTAATGCCGGGACCATTCCTTCTCTTGGTAAAGCAATGATCATGACAGACTCTGCAAATCTTAAAGACACTGATGGGGCTTCTACTTCGCCAGATGTAGCGTCCTATAAGATGCTTGGGCTTGTTGAGAACGGCATTGTTATAAGTGAGGTTGGACAAGATCGCGTTGTTGACGATGTGATTACAGGTGATGGACCACTTTCACTCCGTATTCAGGGTGAAGGAAACTTCCTTGTAACCATCAAAGGCTTCCAGTATGACGAAGACCCAGTAAATCCAAATGATGGAGCATTAGGCACCGCTGGAAACTGGTCTCAGGTTGCTACTGATACTAAGAATACAGCAGGATTCTACGTAGAGACACGATGA
- a CDS encoding sulfotransferase, producing the protein MIVVNLGLPKTGTTSLSKALDILGVTNFVGDFVHRTDKYPEGTHYLLTVRKDVHTWYKSVRRYNRQQDGFKNSGLIKQMRIKLYGSRQPRPNWKDRYLAHNNALRKMPDVLELCFEKGDGWNELCEFLGVEVPDQEFPHLNKSK; encoded by the coding sequence GTGATCGTTGTTAATCTCGGGCTTCCAAAGACAGGCACAACATCGTTATCTAAGGCATTAGACATCTTAGGAGTTACAAACTTTGTCGGTGATTTTGTCCACAGAACGGACAAGTACCCGGAAGGCACCCATTACCTGCTAACCGTACGCAAAGACGTACACACGTGGTATAAAAGCGTGCGAAGATATAACAGGCAGCAGGATGGCTTTAAAAACAGCGGACTAATAAAGCAGATGCGGATTAAGCTGTATGGAAGCCGGCAGCCGCGGCCAAACTGGAAGGATAGGTATTTAGCTCATAACAATGCACTGCGGAAGATGCCCGATGTGTTGGAGTTGTGCTTTGAGAAGGGCGATGGATGGAATGAGCTATGCGAGTTTTTAGGCGTTGAGGTGCCGGATCAGGAATTTCCACATTTAAACAAATCAAAATGA
- a CDS encoding phage terminase large subunit, with amino-acid sequence MPYGSNLELMLAQEEEVCLSGPAGTGKSRACLEKLDFIANQYPGSRQLIVRKTRTSLNESGLVTYEEKVLPANSLINEGADRPNRQKYDYPNGSVIVIGGMDKATRIMSTEYDVIYVQEAIELTEEDWENLTTRLRNNIVPYQQIISDTNPGVPTHWLKKRCNEGRCRMIYASHKDNPVLYNPDLKEYTDKGKIYISRLGNLTGARRERLKDGKWVGSEGLVFSNYDERIHLIDRFDIPADWRRVRGIDFGFTNPFVCQWWAIDPDGRMYLYREIYKTKRVVNEHAKHINKLSEGERIEITICDHDAEDRAQLEKAGIRTKPAYKAVSLGIQNIQERLKVQPDGKPRIFILRDSLVELDRELEESKKPTCTAEEMTSYSWPKSADGKNDKEEPIKEYDHGCDDMRYVAAHLDKIGQVSQQTKGGAQVTL; translated from the coding sequence ATGCCATATGGTAGTAATCTCGAATTAATGCTTGCTCAGGAGGAAGAGGTATGTCTATCGGGTCCGGCTGGAACAGGGAAATCGAGAGCATGTTTAGAGAAGCTTGATTTTATAGCGAATCAATATCCTGGTTCTCGCCAGCTTATCGTAAGAAAGACCCGAACCTCTTTAAACGAGTCCGGGCTAGTCACCTATGAAGAGAAAGTCCTTCCTGCTAACAGTTTAATCAATGAAGGGGCGGACCGACCCAACCGACAAAAGTACGATTACCCAAATGGTTCTGTAATTGTTATTGGTGGTATGGATAAAGCTACTCGGATAATGTCAACAGAATATGACGTTATCTACGTACAGGAAGCTATTGAGTTAACAGAAGAGGATTGGGAGAACCTCACCACACGGCTAAGAAATAACATCGTTCCATATCAGCAAATTATTTCAGACACAAACCCCGGGGTTCCTACACACTGGCTTAAGAAGAGATGTAATGAAGGGCGGTGCCGAATGATTTACGCTTCTCACAAAGACAATCCCGTTTTATATAATCCTGATCTAAAAGAGTACACTGATAAAGGTAAAATTTACATAAGCAGGCTTGGTAATCTTACGGGTGCAAGGCGAGAGCGCTTGAAAGACGGTAAATGGGTTGGTAGTGAAGGGTTAGTGTTTAGTAACTACGATGAGCGCATTCATTTAATTGACAGATTTGATATTCCTGCTGATTGGAGAAGGGTAAGAGGTATTGATTTTGGGTTTACTAATCCATTTGTGTGTCAGTGGTGGGCTATTGACCCTGATGGTCGTATGTACTTATACAGGGAGATATATAAGACAAAGCGCGTGGTTAATGAGCACGCTAAACATATTAATAAACTATCTGAGGGTGAGCGCATTGAAATAACTATCTGCGATCATGACGCTGAAGATCGGGCACAACTAGAGAAGGCGGGGATTAGAACAAAGCCAGCATACAAGGCAGTTAGTTTAGGGATTCAGAACATTCAGGAACGGCTAAAAGTGCAACCTGATGGTAAGCCGAGGATATTCATACTAAGAGATTCATTGGTTGAGCTTGACAGAGAGCTTGAAGAGTCTAAGAAGCCAACATGCACAGCAGAGGAGATGACTTCATACTCCTGGCCCAAATCTGCAGATGGTAAAAACGATAAAGAAGAGCCTATCAAAGAATACGATCATGGCTGTGATGACATGCGGTATGTCGCAGCACACTTAGACAAAATTGGGCAGGTATCACAACAGACTAAAGGAGGAGCGCAGGTAACATTATGA
- a CDS encoding DUF5343 domain-containing protein has translation MQVNSILMPAGRPTKYKEEYNDQAYKLTLLGATDADLADFFEVEEKTINNWKEEHKEFLQSVTRGKDIADAEVANSFYKRAKGYRYKETREEKKDGKLVKEVVMEKELPGDPGAQLNWLKNRQPNKWRDKVNIDHTTDGESLNERISDEARAERIFELVQRKRKG, from the coding sequence TTGCAGGTAAATTCTATTCTTATGCCCGCAGGTAGACCAACGAAATACAAAGAAGAATATAACGACCAAGCGTATAAGCTCACCTTACTTGGTGCTACTGATGCAGATTTAGCTGATTTCTTTGAAGTTGAAGAAAAGACAATTAATAATTGGAAGGAAGAACACAAAGAATTTTTACAGTCAGTCACACGCGGGAAGGATATTGCAGATGCCGAAGTGGCTAATTCATTCTACAAAAGAGCAAAAGGTTACAGGTATAAAGAAACGCGGGAAGAAAAGAAGGATGGCAAGCTTGTTAAAGAGGTTGTCATGGAAAAAGAGTTGCCAGGAGATCCGGGCGCTCAGTTGAATTGGCTTAAGAACAGACAACCCAATAAATGGCGTGATAAAGTTAATATCGATCATACTACTGATGGTGAATCCCTTAACGAGCGAATTTCAGACGAAGCAAGAGCTGAAAGAATTTTTGAGCTTGTGCAGCGTAAGCGAAAAGGATGA
- a CDS encoding DUF551 domain-containing protein, which produces MSKGQELFDIMKSFEQGDIDADMANGAIRAVLNNGTSASAVDTIVSSAEWISVEDRLPETEVECICSHDGRVFSSVYDPEHKKFYMPSVSSSRYKVGFYIKVSNWMPFPEPPNS; this is translated from the coding sequence ATGAGTAAAGGACAAGAATTATTCGACATAATGAAATCATTTGAGCAAGGCGACATTGATGCTGACATGGCTAATGGAGCAATAAGAGCGGTGTTGAACAACGGCACGTCCGCGTCCGCAGTTGATACTATTGTTAGTAGCGCGGAATGGATTAGTGTTGAGGATAGACTACCTGAAACGGAAGTAGAATGTATTTGTTCACACGATGGACGTGTATTTAGCTCTGTTTATGACCCTGAACATAAAAAATTCTATATGCCATCCGTAAGCAGTAGTAGATACAAGGTTGGGTTTTACATAAAGGTTTCAAATTGGATGCCATTTCCCGAACCACCAAATAGTTAA
- a CDS encoding YopX family protein, translating into MSDKEEQPNSEQVPLETIVNRPMDFRVWDDRRKELLHFKLHDTDQGYHIEHGVSIDEMPTMQFCGLKDKHGIKIFAGDIVADSEMTYVVKFGEYDDSLLDDLAFGWFMENIEDDVYKAMQFVLYANTDQLEVIGNVYENPELLQKGG; encoded by the coding sequence ATGAGTGATAAAGAAGAACAACCGAACAGCGAGCAAGTCCCGCTTGAAACAATTGTTAACCGCCCGATGGATTTTAGGGTTTGGGATGATAGAAGGAAAGAATTATTGCATTTCAAATTACATGATACCGACCAAGGGTATCATATAGAGCATGGAGTTTCTATTGATGAAATGCCTACAATGCAATTTTGTGGATTAAAGGACAAGCATGGCATCAAAATTTTTGCCGGCGATATAGTTGCAGACTCTGAAATGACCTATGTGGTTAAGTTTGGGGAATATGATGATAGCCTTTTGGATGATTTAGCGTTCGGATGGTTTATGGAAAACATTGAAGATGATGTTTATAAAGCCATGCAATTTGTGCTTTATGCTAATACTGACCAATTAGAAGTGATTGGTAATGTTTACGAAAACCCTGAATTACTGCAAAAGGGCGGTTAA